Proteins co-encoded in one Opitutus terrae PB90-1 genomic window:
- a CDS encoding class II fructose-bisphosphate aldolase — protein sequence MIVTTAQLFKHAYGKYAVGAYNINNAEQAMGLFRGCIQSQAPFIIQISKGARKYTDKKVLEAIIRACDEIFPDSIFAVHLDHGDEETCYDCINSGFYSSVMIDASHEPYDKNVEISKRVVEAAHKKGISVEAELGTLGGVEEDVKVEDGHATLTNPAEAQDFVKKTGADCLACAIGTSHGAYKFKGKQSLHFDVLKKIQAIMPGYPLVMHGSSSVPQDEVKRINAAGGQLGAAVGVDVNEYLPAAKLGVTKINIDTDGRLVWTRVHREFFRDKPADFDFRAPGKIYMQEYANFIASRNKLLGSENQLADLRKSLGK from the coding sequence ATGATCGTTACCACAGCGCAACTGTTCAAACACGCCTACGGCAAATACGCCGTCGGTGCCTACAATATCAACAACGCTGAACAGGCGATGGGCCTGTTCCGCGGGTGCATCCAGTCGCAGGCGCCGTTCATCATCCAGATTTCAAAGGGCGCGCGCAAATACACCGACAAGAAGGTGCTCGAGGCGATCATTCGCGCCTGCGACGAGATCTTCCCCGACTCCATCTTCGCGGTGCACCTCGATCACGGTGACGAGGAGACCTGCTACGATTGCATCAACTCGGGCTTCTACAGCTCCGTGATGATCGACGCCTCCCACGAGCCCTACGACAAGAACGTCGAGATCTCGAAGCGCGTCGTCGAGGCCGCCCACAAGAAGGGCATCTCGGTCGAAGCCGAACTCGGCACCCTCGGTGGCGTCGAGGAGGATGTGAAGGTCGAAGACGGCCATGCCACCCTCACCAACCCGGCCGAAGCTCAGGATTTCGTGAAGAAGACCGGCGCGGACTGCCTCGCTTGCGCGATCGGCACCAGCCACGGCGCCTACAAGTTCAAGGGCAAACAGTCCCTGCACTTCGATGTGCTCAAGAAGATCCAGGCGATCATGCCGGGCTACCCGCTCGTCATGCACGGTTCCTCCTCCGTCCCGCAGGACGAGGTGAAGCGCATCAACGCGGCCGGCGGTCAGCTCGGCGCTGCGGTTGGCGTCGACGTCAACGAGTACCTCCCGGCGGCCAAGCTCGGTGTCACCAAGATCAACATCGACACCGACGGTCGGCTGGTCTGGACCCGCGTACACCGCGAGTTCTTCCGCGACAAGCCGGCGGATTTCGACTTCCGCGCGCCCGGCAAGATCTACATGCAGGAATACGCCAACTTCATCGCGAGCCGCAACAAGCTGCTGGGCTCCGAGAATCAGCTGGCCGACCTCCGCAAGAGCCTCGGCAAGTAA
- a CDS encoding DNA topoisomerase III, giving the protein MKSLVIAEKPSVAADLARALGKIPKQGDHYENDQYVVSYAVGHLVELEMPEDIDKKKYGFWRLETLPIIPEKFGLKPIEESKDRFNALKKLLARKDIELVINACDAGREGELIFAYLYQLTKCKLPVKRAWMQTMTAEGIREAFAHLRDGEQMAGLAAAARCRSESDWLIGINGTRALTKRMFGSRAGNVASVGRVQTPTLAIVYSRELEIRNFKPRAYWQITATFEVTNGRYEGTYQRPDFKKSDADEHDRVDRIWEQAVAEAIVAACQGQPPAAVREEKKASTQIAPRLYDLTTLQREANNRFGLSARRTLQIAQALYERHKMITYPRTDSRALPEDYIPTVRETLKNLHGPLAPHAQQVLDQGWVRPNRRIFNNAQISDHFAIIPTAHEAKHLDEMEAKVFDMIARRFVAAFFPPAEFDITTRISTVAGRHEFKTEGKVLTVPGWLAVYGRTTVEDDAPGSKSLPALSDADRATVARGDDAPAQAKTLDPVLHAETTKPPPRYTEATLLSAMEGAGKLVDDEDLAEAMKERGLGTPATRADTIDGLINQKYMERGQRELIPTAKAEQLLQFLSAVHTDALTSPAMTGEWEFKLRQIEHGKFSREEFMQEVVEQTKGIVDRVKNFEEDDSAARETDIPSPTDNKPLRETLRGYKSHDGEFMVYKVIGGRKMEEPEIRELVTTGKIGPLDGFLSAKTHKRFSAVLRLVKDEEKGKWKTEYDFGDKVDLGTVEPFWTDPKTGVQLCEVGSSYVLRERDGEGWKQAFRVGRLMCQKPITREHAIQLVEQGKTELITAFISKKGRPFDAYLKRDGAKITWEFPPRAPKLDKDGKPIVRKAKAPPDLSKAKVLGQTKALNGEILEAGDSYYVRRPDQDNRIVFTMKRHVCQKEIPPGELHNLLENGRTNLIENFVSKRNTHFNAYLVLSKNRTKAEFEFPPR; this is encoded by the coding sequence ATGAAGTCACTTGTCATCGCCGAGAAGCCGTCCGTCGCTGCCGACCTGGCGCGCGCCCTCGGCAAAATTCCCAAGCAGGGCGATCACTACGAGAACGACCAGTACGTCGTCTCGTATGCGGTCGGCCACCTGGTGGAATTGGAAATGCCGGAGGACATCGACAAGAAGAAATACGGCTTCTGGCGGCTCGAGACGCTGCCGATCATCCCCGAGAAATTTGGTCTGAAACCGATCGAGGAATCCAAGGACCGGTTCAACGCGCTGAAAAAGCTGCTCGCGCGAAAGGACATCGAGCTGGTCATCAACGCCTGTGACGCCGGTCGCGAGGGCGAACTGATTTTCGCGTATCTCTATCAGCTCACCAAGTGCAAGCTGCCGGTGAAGCGCGCGTGGATGCAGACGATGACCGCCGAGGGCATCCGCGAGGCGTTCGCGCATCTGCGCGACGGCGAGCAGATGGCCGGGCTCGCCGCCGCGGCGCGCTGCCGCAGTGAGAGCGACTGGCTCATCGGCATCAACGGCACGCGCGCGCTCACCAAGCGCATGTTCGGCTCGCGCGCCGGCAACGTGGCGTCCGTCGGCCGCGTACAAACGCCGACGCTGGCGATCGTCTACTCCCGCGAACTCGAAATCCGCAATTTCAAGCCTCGCGCCTATTGGCAGATCACGGCGACTTTCGAAGTCACCAACGGCCGCTACGAAGGCACCTATCAGCGCCCGGACTTCAAGAAGTCCGACGCCGACGAGCACGATCGCGTCGACCGGATCTGGGAGCAGGCCGTTGCGGAAGCGATCGTCGCCGCCTGCCAGGGCCAGCCGCCCGCCGCCGTGCGGGAGGAGAAGAAGGCCAGCACGCAGATCGCGCCGCGGCTTTACGACCTCACCACGCTGCAGCGCGAGGCGAACAACCGCTTCGGACTCTCTGCGCGCCGCACCCTGCAGATCGCGCAAGCGCTCTACGAGCGGCACAAGATGATCACGTATCCGCGCACTGACTCGCGCGCGCTGCCGGAGGATTACATTCCCACCGTGCGGGAAACGTTGAAGAACCTGCACGGCCCGCTCGCGCCCCACGCACAGCAGGTGCTCGATCAGGGCTGGGTCCGGCCCAACCGCCGCATCTTCAACAACGCGCAGATCTCTGACCACTTCGCGATCATTCCCACCGCCCACGAGGCCAAGCACCTCGACGAGATGGAAGCGAAGGTGTTCGACATGATCGCGCGGCGTTTCGTCGCGGCGTTCTTCCCCCCGGCGGAGTTCGATATCACCACGCGCATCAGCACCGTCGCAGGTCGGCACGAATTCAAGACCGAGGGCAAGGTGCTGACCGTCCCCGGCTGGCTCGCGGTCTATGGCCGCACGACGGTCGAGGACGATGCCCCCGGCTCGAAATCGCTGCCTGCGCTCAGCGACGCCGATCGCGCAACGGTCGCACGCGGCGACGACGCTCCCGCGCAGGCGAAGACGCTCGATCCCGTGCTGCACGCGGAAACCACCAAGCCGCCGCCGCGCTACACGGAGGCCACCCTGCTCTCCGCGATGGAAGGCGCCGGCAAGCTCGTCGACGACGAGGATCTCGCCGAAGCAATGAAGGAACGCGGGCTCGGCACGCCCGCCACGCGCGCCGACACGATCGACGGGCTGATCAATCAGAAATACATGGAGCGCGGCCAGCGCGAGTTGATCCCGACCGCGAAAGCGGAGCAACTGCTGCAGTTCCTCAGTGCGGTGCACACGGACGCGCTAACCAGCCCTGCGATGACCGGCGAGTGGGAGTTCAAGCTGCGCCAGATCGAGCACGGCAAATTCTCCCGCGAAGAGTTCATGCAGGAAGTGGTCGAGCAGACCAAAGGCATCGTCGACCGCGTGAAGAACTTCGAGGAGGACGACTCCGCGGCCCGCGAAACCGACATCCCCTCGCCCACCGACAATAAACCCCTGCGCGAAACGCTGCGCGGCTACAAATCGCACGACGGCGAGTTCATGGTCTACAAGGTCATCGGTGGCCGCAAAATGGAGGAGCCCGAGATCCGCGAGCTGGTTACCACCGGCAAGATCGGGCCGCTCGATGGCTTCCTTTCCGCCAAGACGCACAAGCGTTTCTCCGCCGTGTTGCGGCTGGTGAAGGACGAGGAGAAGGGCAAGTGGAAGACCGAGTATGATTTTGGCGACAAGGTCGACCTCGGCACCGTCGAGCCGTTCTGGACCGACCCGAAGACCGGCGTCCAGCTTTGCGAGGTCGGCTCCAGCTACGTGCTGCGCGAGCGCGACGGCGAAGGCTGGAAGCAGGCGTTCCGCGTCGGCCGGCTCATGTGCCAGAAGCCGATCACGCGGGAGCACGCCATCCAGCTCGTCGAACAGGGCAAGACCGAGCTGATCACCGCGTTTATCTCGAAAAAGGGCCGGCCCTTCGACGCGTATCTCAAGCGCGATGGCGCCAAGATTACGTGGGAATTTCCGCCGCGTGCGCCGAAGCTCGACAAGGACGGCAAGCCAATCGTCCGCAAGGCCAAGGCGCCGCCGGACCTGTCCAAGGCCAAGGTGCTCGGTCAGACGAAGGCGCTCAATGGTGAGATTCTCGAAGCCGGCGACTCCTATTACGTGCGCCGGCCGGATCAGGACAACCGGATCGTCTTCACGATGAAACGGCACGTCTGCCAGAAGGAGATTCCGCCCGGCGAGCTGCACAATCTGCTCGAGAACGGCCGCACGAATCTGATCGAGAACTTCGTCTCGAAGCGAAACACGCACTTCAACGCTTACCTCGTGCTTTCGAAAAATCGCACGAAGGCCGAGTTCGAGTTTCCGCCGCGGTGA
- a CDS encoding CgeB family protein produces the protein MKIVIFGLTLSSSWGNGHATLWRGLGRALAQRGHQLVFFERDVPHYAAHRDLVKWTDGELVLYTDLEHVRYVARRHLREADVAMVTSDCPDARAATELLLESSVPQRVFYDLDTPVTLEYMSAGHEVAYIGPRGLADFDLVLSYTGGRALDALQERLGARRVATLYGSVDPDMHRPVPVDERFRSDLSYLGTYADDRQETLERLFVQPARRLPQRRFMIGGAQYPDHFPWTANMAFFRHLEPAQHPVFFSSSRLTLNVTRRAMRAMGYCPSGRLFEAAACGAPILTDAWEGLRLFFEPGEEILVAASTEDAIGAMDRSDAELAQIARRARERVFDEHTAAHRARHLELVLECTARAPEEARLAAARAEGLLEPVGTDAPAEFEPAGHFATQPENLDVMRTPAELTDRPRRDRSEPSGAPRRTITARHPAVERAGEGHGQLAPGDEGRWTRFRATRRI, from the coding sequence ATGAAAATCGTCATTTTCGGACTCACCCTCAGCTCGTCATGGGGCAACGGACACGCGACGCTATGGCGTGGGTTGGGCCGGGCGCTGGCGCAACGCGGCCACCAGCTGGTGTTCTTCGAACGCGACGTGCCTCACTACGCCGCGCATCGTGACCTGGTGAAATGGACGGATGGCGAGCTGGTGCTCTACACCGATCTCGAGCACGTGCGGTACGTGGCTCGCCGGCATCTGCGCGAAGCGGACGTGGCGATGGTGACCTCCGATTGCCCCGACGCTCGCGCGGCCACGGAGCTGCTGCTCGAATCCTCCGTGCCGCAGCGGGTGTTTTACGACTTGGATACGCCGGTCACGCTGGAATACATGTCGGCCGGCCACGAGGTCGCCTACATCGGCCCTCGCGGATTGGCGGATTTCGATCTTGTGCTCAGCTACACCGGCGGGCGGGCGCTGGACGCGCTGCAGGAGCGGCTCGGGGCGAGACGGGTGGCGACGCTTTATGGCAGCGTGGATCCCGATATGCACCGGCCCGTGCCGGTGGATGAACGGTTTCGTTCGGACCTGTCGTATCTCGGCACGTATGCGGACGACCGGCAGGAGACGCTCGAACGGCTTTTCGTTCAACCGGCGCGACGGCTGCCGCAGCGGCGGTTCATGATTGGAGGGGCGCAATATCCCGATCATTTCCCGTGGACGGCGAACATGGCGTTCTTCCGCCACCTCGAGCCGGCCCAGCATCCGGTGTTTTTCTCCTCGTCGCGGCTGACCCTCAACGTCACTCGCCGCGCCATGCGCGCGATGGGCTACTGCCCCTCGGGACGGTTGTTCGAGGCGGCGGCTTGTGGCGCGCCGATTCTTACGGACGCTTGGGAAGGGCTGCGGTTGTTCTTCGAGCCCGGCGAGGAGATTCTCGTCGCTGCCAGTACGGAGGATGCGATCGGCGCGATGGATCGGTCGGATGCGGAGCTGGCGCAGATCGCGCGGCGCGCACGGGAGCGAGTCTTCGATGAGCACACCGCGGCGCATCGCGCGCGTCACCTCGAACTCGTGTTGGAATGCACCGCGCGCGCGCCGGAAGAGGCGCGGCTCGCGGCGGCGCGAGCCGAGGGGCTGCTCGAACCGGTCGGGACGGACGCCCCCGCGGAGTTCGAGCCGGCGGGGCATTTTGCGACGCAGCCGGAAAATCTCGATGTGATGCGCACGCCGGCCGAGCTGACCGACCGGCCTCGGCGCGACCGCAGTGAACCGTCCGGCGCGCCGCGCCGCACGATTACCGCCAGGCATCCCGCCGTTGAACGAGCAGGAGAGGGGCATGGACAGCTCGCCCCGGGCGACGAAGGACGCTGGACACGATTCCGCGCGACGCGCCGTATTTGA
- a CDS encoding pyridoxal-phosphate-dependent aminotransferase family protein has translation MSYKLFIPGPIAVSEKTLRAMSQPMIGHRSTDFVALYQSIQPELQALFYTKDPVYLSTSSAWGVMEGAVRNVTRKKVLNCMNGAFSDKWNDVAQRCGFAAGALKFDWGQPVDPEAVRRELATGAYDAITLIHNETSCGCMSDLPALMAVIRQFPDVISIVDTVSSFSGVPIKKDELGIDVLITGSQKALAMPPGLALFSVSKRALDRAASQPGRGYYFDFVEFQTNHEKGMTPSTPSIAHIYALKSKLEDIKAEGVENRYARHARLNKMVRDHMAAKGFKLFPKEGYGSVTLNCFANTLNIDLAALNKTLKSKHHLVIDGGYGKLKGKTFRISNMGDETDETIAAMLKSFDAAFAETPKLAS, from the coding sequence ATGAGCTACAAACTTTTCATCCCCGGCCCCATCGCCGTCTCGGAGAAGACCCTCCGCGCCATGTCGCAGCCCATGATCGGGCATCGCAGCACGGACTTCGTTGCGCTCTATCAGTCCATCCAACCGGAGTTGCAGGCTCTGTTCTACACCAAGGATCCGGTCTACCTCTCGACCAGCAGCGCGTGGGGCGTCATGGAAGGCGCCGTCCGAAACGTCACGCGCAAGAAGGTGCTGAACTGCATGAACGGCGCGTTCTCGGACAAGTGGAACGACGTCGCGCAGCGCTGCGGCTTCGCCGCCGGCGCGCTGAAGTTCGATTGGGGCCAACCGGTCGATCCCGAGGCGGTGCGGCGCGAACTCGCGACCGGCGCCTACGACGCGATCACGCTCATCCACAACGAAACCTCGTGCGGCTGCATGAGCGATCTGCCGGCGCTGATGGCCGTGATCCGCCAGTTCCCGGACGTGATCTCGATCGTCGACACCGTCAGCTCGTTCAGCGGAGTGCCGATTAAAAAGGACGAGCTCGGCATCGACGTGCTCATCACCGGCTCGCAGAAGGCGCTCGCGATGCCGCCGGGGCTGGCGCTGTTCTCGGTCTCGAAACGCGCGCTCGACCGCGCCGCGTCACAGCCCGGCCGCGGCTACTATTTCGATTTCGTCGAGTTCCAGACGAATCACGAAAAAGGCATGACGCCGAGCACGCCCTCGATCGCGCACATCTACGCGCTCAAGTCGAAGCTCGAAGACATCAAGGCCGAGGGGGTCGAGAACCGCTACGCGCGGCACGCCCGGCTAAACAAGATGGTCCGCGACCACATGGCGGCCAAAGGCTTCAAGCTGTTCCCGAAGGAGGGCTACGGCTCGGTCACGCTCAACTGCTTCGCGAACACGCTGAACATCGATCTCGCCGCGTTGAACAAGACGCTGAAATCGAAGCACCACCTCGTGATCGATGGCGGCTACGGCAAGCTGAAGGGAAAGACCTTCCGGATCTCCAACATGGGCGATGAGACCGACGAGACGATCGCCGCGATGCTGAAGTCCTTCGACGCCGCTTTCGCCGAGACGCCGAAGCTCGCGAGCTGA
- the lpxK gene encoding tetraacyldisaccharide 4'-kinase — MSWWKRKFNALELYTIDVILGRRADTGAAVYGAFLQALSWLFNGIAQLRLWLYRHRILHDQPLGCLVVVVGNLTVGGTGKTPVVEKFARALRDRGRKVAILSRGYKSKSAPFWKKWWYALNHAEEPPPRIVSDGTRVLLDSEQAGDEPYMLARNLPGVIVLVDKNRVKSGAYAIKKFGCDTLVLDDGFQYLPLKGRLNLLLVDKTNPFGNGHLLPRGILREPIKHLRRASYVFLTKSNGHRDEELERLIKQHNPDVDIIECAHRPQYLQRWHGRLAHDARPDPVGAPNAVPSTIAAAAPVHGQDARATEFTGGTPVPPKPGSGREPLSFLKGRRVLAFSGIATPESFEKFLRDLGALIVARERFLDHYRYTDEDFGALFAAAKENKAECLVTTEKDAVRIPENYVCPLPLYYLRLEIDIIRGAADFDEAVGRICFPQTEVRRLV; from the coding sequence GTGTCCTGGTGGAAACGAAAGTTTAACGCGCTCGAACTCTACACGATCGACGTGATTCTGGGCCGCCGCGCGGACACCGGGGCCGCAGTCTACGGCGCTTTTTTGCAGGCGCTGTCCTGGTTGTTCAACGGCATCGCGCAGTTGCGGCTGTGGCTTTATCGGCACCGGATTTTGCATGACCAGCCGCTGGGCTGTCTGGTCGTGGTGGTGGGCAATCTCACCGTCGGCGGGACGGGCAAGACGCCGGTGGTCGAAAAATTCGCGCGCGCGCTCCGCGACCGCGGCCGCAAGGTCGCGATCCTGAGCCGCGGTTACAAAAGCAAGTCGGCTCCGTTCTGGAAAAAATGGTGGTATGCCCTCAACCACGCCGAGGAGCCACCGCCGCGGATCGTCAGTGACGGCACCCGCGTGCTGCTCGACTCCGAGCAGGCCGGCGACGAGCCCTACATGCTCGCGCGCAACCTGCCCGGCGTGATCGTGCTGGTGGACAAGAACCGGGTGAAATCGGGCGCGTATGCGATCAAGAAGTTTGGCTGCGACACGCTCGTGCTCGACGACGGCTTCCAGTATCTGCCGCTCAAGGGACGGCTGAACCTGCTGCTGGTCGACAAGACGAATCCCTTTGGCAACGGCCACCTGCTGCCGCGCGGCATCCTGCGCGAACCCATCAAGCACCTGCGGCGCGCGAGCTATGTCTTCCTGACGAAATCGAACGGCCACCGCGATGAGGAGCTCGAGCGCTTGATCAAGCAGCACAACCCCGACGTCGACATCATCGAGTGCGCACACCGGCCGCAATACCTGCAGCGGTGGCATGGGCGTCTCGCCCATGATGCGAGGCCTGATCCCGTGGGCGCACCCAACGCGGTCCCGTCGACAATTGCCGCGGCGGCCCCCGTTCACGGGCAGGATGCCCGGGCCACCGAATTCACGGGCGGGACGCCCGTGCCACCCAAGCCGGGCAGCGGCCGCGAGCCCCTGTCGTTCCTCAAGGGCCGGCGCGTGCTCGCGTTCAGCGGCATCGCCACGCCGGAGAGTTTCGAAAAATTCCTGCGCGATCTCGGCGCGCTGATTGTCGCCCGCGAGCGGTTCCTGGATCACTACCGCTATACCGACGAGGATTTCGGCGCGCTTTTCGCGGCGGCGAAGGAAAACAAGGCGGAGTGTCTGGTCACGACCGAGAAGGACGCGGTGCGGATTCCGGAAAACTACGTGTGCCCGCTGCCGCTGTATTACCTCCGGCTGGAGATCGACATCATCCGTGGCGCGGCCGATTTCGACGAAGCAGTGGGGCGGATTTGTTTTCCGCAGACGGAGGTCAGACGGCTGGTGTGA
- a CDS encoding aminopeptidase: protein MLIDPRFTQLAAGLTGFSTSLKKGERVLIDAFDVPDAMVVALIRAARARGAHPLVQVHHARVTRELNLHAEEAQFAPHAEVELARMQKMDAYIALRGSDNIFEASDVPADRVQLVSRLMKPVLDHRVGKTKWVVLRWPSSAMAQQAGLSTEAFEDFYFRVCTLDYSRMTPGMNALKALMEKTDRVEIKGPGTDLTFSIKGIKACPCGGLRNIPDGEVFSCPVRESVDGVLQYNAPSVYLGTSFDNIRLVFKRGKIVEATSSNTKRLNEILDSDSGARYIGEFALGFNPHILQPMRDILFDEKIAGSFHFTPGQAYEGFGNGNKSQVHWDMVCIQRPDYGGGEIRFDGKLVRKDGLFVPKALHKLNPEYLLSTKK from the coding sequence ATGTTGATTGATCCCCGTTTCACGCAACTGGCCGCCGGGCTCACCGGCTTCTCGACCTCGCTGAAGAAAGGCGAGCGGGTGTTGATTGATGCCTTCGACGTTCCGGATGCGATGGTCGTCGCGTTGATCCGCGCGGCGCGCGCCCGCGGCGCGCATCCGCTCGTGCAGGTGCATCATGCGCGCGTCACCCGCGAGCTCAACCTGCACGCCGAGGAAGCGCAGTTCGCCCCGCATGCCGAGGTAGAACTCGCGCGGATGCAGAAGATGGACGCCTACATCGCGCTGCGCGGATCCGACAACATTTTCGAGGCCAGCGACGTTCCGGCCGATCGCGTGCAGTTGGTCAGCCGGCTGATGAAGCCCGTGCTGGATCACCGCGTGGGCAAGACGAAGTGGGTCGTGCTCCGCTGGCCGTCATCGGCGATGGCGCAGCAGGCGGGCCTGAGCACCGAGGCGTTCGAGGATTTCTACTTCCGCGTCTGCACGCTCGATTACAGCCGCATGACGCCGGGCATGAACGCGCTGAAGGCGTTGATGGAAAAAACGGACCGCGTCGAGATCAAGGGGCCGGGCACGGATCTGACGTTCTCGATCAAAGGCATCAAGGCGTGCCCGTGCGGCGGGCTGCGTAACATTCCGGACGGCGAGGTCTTCTCGTGTCCGGTGCGCGAATCGGTCGACGGCGTCCTGCAGTACAACGCGCCGTCCGTCTATCTTGGCACCTCGTTCGACAACATTCGGCTGGTGTTCAAGCGCGGCAAGATCGTCGAGGCGACGTCATCGAACACGAAGCGGCTGAACGAGATTTTGGATAGCGACAGCGGTGCGCGCTACATCGGCGAGTTCGCGCTCGGGTTCAATCCGCACATCCTGCAGCCGATGCGCGACATTCTGTTCGACGAGAAGATCGCGGGCTCGTTCCACTTCACGCCGGGGCAGGCGTACGAAGGTTTCGGCAACGGCAACAAATCGCAGGTGCACTGGGACATGGTCTGCATCCAGCGGCCTGACTACGGTGGCGGCGAGATTCGCTTCGACGGCAAACTGGTGCGGAAGGACGGGCTTTTCGTCCCGAAAGCGCTGCACAAGCTCAACCCAGAGTATCTGCTGAGCACAAAGAAATAG
- a CDS encoding adenosine deaminase family protein: MKLSDFIQALPKTETHLHVEGALPYELLQAWKPEEYPPNPAFRQPDYRYATFPDFDSILLSHALPWFTNAERYYEASKAIFAKHVAQNVRYVETSFHLAVTKFIRLPGPEIIAAIRAAVPAGLEVRIFTGMLRSDIVGDLRPTIDQLHTWDGLAGVDLHGFEAMRTEPETAAIWARLRAAGKITKCHAGEFGGADRVREAIEQLGVDRIQHGVRAIEDPAVVRLAAERGVTFDMCPISNLRLQVVPSLREHPIRRFMAAGVRCTVSTDDPLNFANTVNDEYHVLASELDFTRAELSQVARNGWAVADVPVAMKRAVSGEIDQLLNGSTPA; encoded by the coding sequence ATGAAATTGTCCGACTTCATCCAGGCTTTGCCGAAAACCGAGACGCACCTTCACGTCGAAGGTGCGTTGCCGTACGAACTGCTGCAGGCGTGGAAGCCCGAAGAGTATCCGCCCAACCCGGCGTTCCGGCAGCCCGATTATCGTTACGCCACGTTCCCCGATTTCGATAGTATCCTGCTCTCGCATGCGCTGCCGTGGTTCACGAATGCCGAGCGTTACTACGAGGCGTCCAAGGCGATCTTCGCCAAGCACGTCGCGCAGAACGTGCGGTATGTGGAAACGAGTTTCCATCTGGCGGTGACGAAATTCATCCGGCTGCCGGGGCCGGAGATCATCGCGGCGATCCGTGCGGCGGTGCCGGCGGGGTTGGAGGTGCGAATCTTCACGGGCATGTTGCGCAGCGACATCGTGGGCGACTTGCGTCCGACGATCGATCAGCTCCACACGTGGGACGGGCTCGCGGGCGTCGACCTGCACGGCTTCGAAGCCATGCGCACGGAGCCGGAAACGGCGGCGATCTGGGCGCGGCTGCGCGCGGCGGGGAAGATCACGAAATGCCACGCCGGCGAGTTCGGCGGCGCGGACCGCGTGCGCGAGGCGATCGAGCAACTCGGGGTCGACCGGATTCAGCACGGCGTGCGCGCGATCGAGGATCCCGCGGTCGTGCGGCTTGCGGCGGAACGCGGCGTCACCTTTGACATGTGTCCGATCAGCAATCTCCGGCTGCAGGTGGTGCCTTCGTTGCGCGAGCATCCGATCCGGCGGTTCATGGCGGCCGGTGTGCGCTGCACGGTCAGCACGGACGACCCGCTCAACTTCGCGAACACGGTGAACGACGAGTATCACGTGCTGGCGAGCGAACTGGACTTCACGCGCGCCGAGCTCTCCCAGGTCGCCAGGAATGGCTGGGCCGTGGCCGACGTGCCGGTGGCGATGAAGCGCGCGGTGTCGGGCGAGATCGACCAATTGCTGAACGGCAGCACGCCGGCGTAG